The proteins below come from a single Drosophila kikkawai strain 14028-0561.14 chromosome 3R, DkikHiC1v2, whole genome shotgun sequence genomic window:
- the LOC108085312 gene encoding uncharacterized protein → MEYCFIKPINRTYKYVSVRGNIFQRNVTKIKMNFSISKRVNGYRPFLYNITVDSCRFLRNTSSHPTAEFFYNILKSHSNLNHTCPYDHDVIIDKLPIGYINHQLTHVLPFPEGEYLVETYWFAYDIRRAYVGFYGTIS, encoded by the exons ATGGAATATTGCTTTATAAAACCTATAAATCGAACTTACAAATACGTCTCTGTAAgaggaaatatatttcaaaggaATGTCACTAAAATCAAG atgAACTTTTCGATTTCCAAACGAGTCAATGGctatagaccttttttgtaCAATATCACAGTTGATTCTTGCCGTTTCCTCAGAAATACCAGTTCCCATCCTACCGCTGAGTTCTTTTACAATATTCTAAAATCGCACTCCAATTTAAATCACACATGTCCTTACGAT CATGATGTCATCATTGACAAGTTGCCAATCGGATATATAAATCATCAGTTAACGCATGTTCTGCCGTTTCCCGAAGGCGAATATCTTGTGGAGACCTACTGGTTTGCTTATGACATTCGACGGGCCTATGTGGGTTTCTATGGTACTATTTCTTAA